Proteins encoded together in one Desulfovibrio sp. window:
- a CDS encoding glycosyltransferase: MPAGDFNWHDLPEGLRYGLLLGATGKPHLADLARRALAAPETSRLGLDILLAAWEAGPLDGTLARLLAGLDTRAGFLAPKVRAAVNAVAANWREPDDTGPMAVLAANRSYDELKDWLASNCIREPDNLFWRQHLLDLAYLLADWEIVLRSLEMPWPEGLAPLRDKSRGDVHFQRGDYQEAALWYEGARLLRPARIRLGHCLFRLGRPDEAASQWRRSLSQAPWNINLLLRYFDRLAGRDLPGRPISGPVAVCLYTSGKAAELDATLAALFSSELAGARVVVLDNGSPDATPEVLAAWRDRAGGILETITLPVNVGAPAARNWLARHDVVASSDFVAYLDDDAMVPHDWSRLFGRAVEISPDAGVWGCKVVDLDAPGRIQNVDIHLLEASGPEPAFSSLCTQDLDFGQFDYIRPCLSVTGCFHLFRTELLRESGEFDIRFSPTQYDDLDHDLRLAALGHTAVYQGNLAVRHARLSGALLNQNAQATANSTANLHKLAAKHPGDVREKMREKLSTVMLKDILSKLSA, encoded by the coding sequence ATGCCAGCGGGTGATTTCAACTGGCACGATCTTCCGGAAGGGCTGCGCTATGGACTCCTGCTGGGAGCCACGGGCAAGCCGCATCTGGCGGACCTGGCCAGGCGTGCTCTGGCCGCACCGGAAACGTCCAGGCTCGGTTTGGATATTCTGCTGGCAGCCTGGGAGGCGGGACCGCTTGACGGGACTCTGGCCAGACTGCTTGCCGGGCTGGACACACGAGCGGGTTTTCTGGCTCCCAAAGTGAGGGCGGCGGTGAACGCGGTGGCCGCGAACTGGCGCGAACCGGACGACACGGGCCCCATGGCCGTTCTGGCAGCGAACCGGTCTTACGATGAACTCAAGGATTGGCTCGCATCAAACTGCATTCGGGAACCGGACAATTTGTTCTGGCGCCAGCACCTGCTCGATCTGGCCTACCTCCTTGCTGACTGGGAAATCGTTCTGAGAAGTCTTGAAATGCCTTGGCCCGAGGGATTAGCCCCCTTGCGAGATAAAAGCCGCGGCGATGTCCATTTCCAGCGCGGCGACTACCAGGAAGCCGCTCTGTGGTACGAAGGGGCCAGGCTTCTTCGTCCGGCCAGAATAAGGCTCGGCCACTGCCTGTTCAGGCTGGGCCGGCCAGACGAAGCGGCAAGCCAGTGGCGCCGGTCCTTGTCCCAGGCGCCCTGGAACATCAATCTGCTCTTGAGGTATTTCGACAGACTGGCAGGGAGGGATCTTCCGGGCCGTCCGATTTCCGGGCCAGTGGCCGTGTGCCTTTATACCAGTGGCAAGGCAGCCGAGCTCGATGCAACCCTGGCCGCGCTGTTCTCCTCGGAGCTCGCTGGGGCGCGCGTTGTGGTGTTGGACAACGGCAGCCCGGATGCCACGCCCGAAGTGCTGGCCGCTTGGCGGGACCGCGCAGGTGGCATTCTGGAGACCATCACCCTGCCGGTGAACGTGGGCGCTCCGGCCGCCCGCAACTGGCTCGCCCGCCACGATGTAGTTGCATCGAGCGATTTCGTTGCCTACCTGGACGACGACGCCATGGTACCGCATGACTGGTCGCGACTGTTCGGGCGGGCGGTGGAGATCAGCCCGGATGCCGGGGTTTGGGGCTGCAAGGTGGTGGACCTGGACGCACCGGGCCGTATTCAGAACGTGGACATACATCTTTTGGAAGCCAGCGGCCCCGAGCCAGCCTTTTCCTCGCTGTGCACCCAGGACCTCGATTTCGGCCAGTTCGACTACATTCGCCCCTGTCTTTCGGTCACGGGGTGTTTTCACTTGTTCAGAACGGAACTGCTGCGCGAAAGCGGGGAGTTCGACATCCGCTTCTCCCCGACCCAGTACGACGACCTTGACCACGACCTGCGCCTGGCGGCCCTGGGGCACACGGCCGTCTATCAGGGCAACCTCGCCGTGCGTCATGCACGCCTTTCCGGGGCGCTGCTGAACCAAAACGCCCAGGCCACGGCCAACAGCACGGCCAATTTGCACAAGCTGGCCGCGAAACATCCTGGCGATGTCCGTGAGAAGATGCGCGAGAAGCTTTCCACGGTCATGCTCAAGGACATCTTGAGCAAGCTCTCGGCCTAA
- a CDS encoding cobyric acid synthase yields MKLFPHGGDVRQLAKLAGCEPSQITDFSASINPLGPPEWLRTVISSAVDELVHYPDPHCRELIAAASVRHGAPAKTLLAGNGTSELLFALAQACGLRRAVIPVPSYCDYQTACSKAGMDSTLLPLSENEGFTLDQASLAAELSRQESPTVVFVARPNNPTGMDVPADLVRTLAKAHPQCLFVVDEAFGSFVQDFESLLSNRPSNVAVLLSLTKMFAIPGLRLGLVCAEEALIEEMRQRIAPWSVNSLAQAVGIRAMKDEAFEERSRETVTRLREDLAKGLTTFPGITVFPGAANYLLCRLDPPGQGETEGIREVCAHDCAKAPNPGFSSGNHPQFHDVPFLRAKLLEKHIAIRDCSNFAGLDQRYFRVAVRAEGDNDRLLESLAEILAPHTKKTLRKRPTPALMVQGTSSNAGKSVLTAALCRILRQDGINVAPFKAQNMSLNSFVTARGEEMGRAQVLQARACGLAPQARMNPVLLKPSSHTGSQVIVMGKPVGNMRVREYVSYKPKAFEAAKAAYDSLAGEFDAVILEGAGSPAEVNLKAHDMVNMAMAVHAGARVLLVGDIDRGGVFAALAGTMELLSQAERALVGGYVLNRFRGDPSLLEPAHRFMLELTGKPVLGVIPNIEDLGLPEEDSVSFKADGFSCKEPRDLDIAVVDLPHISNFTDFDALALEPDVALRVVRYPDELGSPDALLLPGSKNTLADLAKLRENGLASALGELRGCEIVGICAGLQMLGERITDPMGLESQLGAEHGLGFLAIETELMPEKILAQSTALHKPSHLELSGYEIHHGVTRALKGHQDELAVLAERPDGQPVAWGQAGQVWGTYLHGVFDSGGFRRWWLNCLRSKKGLAPLESSTGCGLDAALDRLAATVRDSLDMTALYALLRL; encoded by the coding sequence ATGAAGCTTTTCCCCCACGGCGGCGATGTGCGCCAGCTGGCCAAGCTCGCAGGATGCGAGCCTTCGCAGATCACGGATTTCTCGGCCAGCATCAACCCTCTCGGTCCGCCCGAATGGTTGAGAACCGTCATTTCCTCCGCGGTTGACGAGCTTGTCCACTACCCTGACCCGCACTGCCGCGAGCTTATCGCAGCCGCCAGTGTACGCCACGGGGCGCCTGCGAAGACCCTGCTGGCCGGCAACGGCACCAGCGAACTCCTTTTCGCTTTGGCCCAGGCCTGCGGGCTTCGCCGGGCGGTGATCCCAGTTCCATCCTACTGCGATTACCAGACCGCCTGCTCAAAGGCCGGGATGGACAGTACACTCCTGCCCCTTTCGGAAAACGAAGGATTCACCCTGGACCAGGCTTCTCTCGCGGCCGAGCTGTCCCGCCAAGAATCTCCTACCGTTGTGTTCGTGGCCAGACCCAACAACCCCACGGGGATGGACGTCCCAGCGGACCTGGTGCGCACTCTGGCCAAGGCGCATCCGCAGTGTTTGTTCGTGGTGGACGAGGCCTTCGGCTCCTTTGTTCAGGATTTCGAAAGCCTTCTTTCCAACCGCCCAAGCAATGTGGCCGTGCTCCTATCGCTCACCAAGATGTTCGCCATCCCCGGCCTTCGCTTGGGCCTTGTTTGCGCCGAGGAGGCTCTCATAGAAGAGATGCGCCAGCGCATCGCGCCCTGGTCGGTCAACTCCCTGGCACAGGCCGTGGGAATAAGGGCCATGAAGGATGAAGCATTCGAAGAGCGCTCCCGGGAAACGGTAACCCGCCTGCGTGAGGACCTGGCCAAGGGATTGACCACTTTTCCGGGCATTACTGTTTTTCCCGGCGCGGCAAACTATCTGCTCTGTCGGTTGGATCCGCCGGGCCAGGGAGAGACAGAGGGCATTCGCGAAGTTTGCGCACACGATTGCGCCAAAGCACCGAACCCGGGGTTCAGTTCTGGGAATCATCCGCAGTTCCATGATGTTCCGTTCCTTAGAGCCAAGCTCCTGGAAAAACACATCGCCATACGGGACTGTTCCAATTTCGCGGGTCTCGACCAGCGCTACTTCCGGGTGGCCGTTCGCGCCGAGGGAGATAACGACCGGCTCCTGGAATCCCTGGCGGAGATCCTCGCACCGCACACCAAGAAGACGCTGCGAAAGCGTCCCACCCCCGCGCTCATGGTGCAGGGAACCTCCTCCAATGCCGGCAAGTCCGTGCTCACCGCGGCGCTGTGCCGCATCCTGCGCCAGGACGGGATCAACGTGGCTCCGTTCAAGGCCCAGAACATGTCGCTCAATTCATTTGTCACCGCCCGGGGGGAGGAGATGGGCAGGGCCCAGGTACTCCAGGCCCGGGCCTGTGGCCTCGCCCCCCAGGCCCGGATGAATCCGGTGCTGTTAAAACCCTCTTCGCACACCGGCTCCCAGGTCATCGTCATGGGCAAACCCGTGGGCAACATGCGGGTCCGCGAATACGTCTCCTACAAACCGAAAGCCTTCGAAGCGGCCAAAGCCGCGTACGATTCTTTGGCAGGCGAGTTCGACGCTGTGATCCTGGAAGGGGCCGGAAGCCCGGCGGAGGTGAACCTCAAAGCCCACGACATGGTGAACATGGCCATGGCCGTCCATGCCGGTGCCCGGGTTCTCTTGGTGGGCGACATCGACCGGGGCGGGGTGTTCGCAGCCCTGGCCGGGACCATGGAGCTTCTCAGCCAAGCCGAGCGCGCCCTGGTGGGCGGCTACGTACTCAACAGGTTCAGGGGCGATCCGTCGCTCTTGGAACCCGCCCACCGCTTCATGCTGGAGCTGACCGGCAAACCGGTGCTGGGAGTGATCCCCAACATCGAAGACCTGGGCCTGCCAGAGGAGGATTCCGTCAGTTTCAAGGCGGACGGATTTTCCTGCAAGGAACCACGGGACTTGGACATCGCAGTGGTGGACCTTCCCCACATCTCCAATTTCACGGATTTCGACGCCTTGGCCCTCGAACCGGACGTGGCCCTGCGGGTGGTGCGCTACCCTGATGAGCTCGGCTCTCCGGACGCCCTCCTCCTCCCCGGCAGCAAGAACACCCTGGCGGACCTGGCAAAGCTGCGCGAAAACGGCTTGGCAAGTGCTCTGGGAGAACTGCGTGGCTGTGAGATAGTCGGGATATGCGCCGGACTGCAGATGCTTGGAGAACGCATCACCGATCCGATGGGGCTGGAATCGCAGCTGGGCGCGGAGCATGGCCTGGGCTTTCTGGCCATTGAAACCGAACTCATGCCGGAAAAAATTCTGGCCCAATCAACAGCGCTGCACAAGCCGTCACACCTCGAGCTGTCCGGGTACGAAATACACCATGGGGTCACCCGGGCGCTAAAGGGCCATCAGGATGAGTTGGCTGTCCTGGCTGAACGGCCGGACGGCCAGCCCGTGGCCTGGGGCCAGGCGGGGCAGGTCTGGGGCACCTATCTGCACGGGGTGTTCGACTCTGGCGGGTTCAGGCGCTGGTGGCTCAACTGTCTGCGTTCGAAAAAGGGGTTGGCCCCTCTTGAGTCGAGTACCGGCTGCGGGCTGGATGCTGCCCTGGACAGGCTTGCGGCCACTGTTCGAGACAGCCTGGACATGACGGCTCTCTACGCCCTGCTGAGACTTTAG
- a CDS encoding protein phosphatase CheZ: protein MDETDLNAFAAQLTETFKPFIREVVREAVREEVAVLAGKHLGGEEFFKRLNEEIMANLGDIYREISMFQGPGGNSGKPENAAHAGVLMDEASQRLDQVIQATEKATFEIIDLVERNMHVPAELMVLFQKGTSDPEHRDTAGRLCQRLSEDLIEIMTCLSFQDLTGQRIKRVIDMLGKVRDMVAELYVSTGILVKAQEKEPGQPLEELKKDAKAKVSQSEVDDLLAQLNL, encoded by the coding sequence ATGGATGAAACAGACCTGAACGCCTTCGCCGCCCAGCTGACCGAGACGTTCAAGCCTTTCATCCGCGAGGTTGTTCGGGAGGCCGTGCGAGAGGAAGTTGCCGTGCTTGCCGGCAAGCACTTGGGTGGCGAGGAATTCTTCAAGCGTTTGAACGAAGAGATCATGGCCAACCTGGGGGACATCTACCGCGAGATATCCATGTTCCAAGGGCCTGGAGGGAATTCGGGGAAGCCCGAGAACGCGGCTCATGCCGGGGTGCTCATGGACGAGGCTTCTCAGCGGCTGGATCAGGTGATTCAGGCCACGGAGAAAGCCACCTTCGAGATAATCGATTTGGTGGAGCGCAACATGCACGTGCCAGCCGAGCTGATGGTGCTCTTCCAGAAGGGCACAAGCGATCCGGAGCACCGGGACACGGCCGGGCGACTCTGCCAGAGGCTTTCGGAGGACCTGATTGAGATCATGACGTGCCTGTCTTTTCAGGATTTGACCGGGCAGCGCATCAAGCGCGTCATCGACATGCTTGGCAAGGTGCGCGACATGGTGGCCGAACTCTATGTGTCCACCGGAATCCTGGTGAAGGCCCAGGAAAAGGAGCCGGGACAACCCCTGGAGGAACTCAAAAAGGACGCCAAGGCCAAGGTCTCCCAGTCGGAAGTGGACGATCTTCTGGCTCAGCTGAATCTGTAG
- a CDS encoding sensor domain-containing diguanylate cyclase, translated as MSIRNVLDLSFDPACLAASDGRLLYVNDPFQDALGIGPEEVASVSLAELVGKGSFGEMSRQAGQEVSLFKRLKIRVKDGNFLPVEVHCLRLSDTDELAVVFRPTAGNLADGGVEHLALHDALTGLPNRVLLLDRMRQTLARAKRHKDFVAVVFVDLDGFKPINDNYGHKCGDEVLRVTAARLLDAVRSDDTAARIGGDEFVMILGELRNGLHAGLMGNRVIKSITQPIPWQGQSVNVSASLGISVAPTDGIDPEELLKKADDAMYVAKKSGKNGYSFYNESSYFK; from the coding sequence ATGTCCATACGGAATGTGCTTGATTTGAGTTTCGATCCCGCGTGCTTAGCCGCCTCGGACGGGCGGCTGCTGTATGTGAACGATCCTTTTCAGGACGCGTTGGGGATTGGGCCAGAGGAAGTGGCGTCCGTGTCACTGGCGGAACTCGTGGGAAAAGGGAGTTTTGGGGAAATGTCCAGGCAGGCGGGGCAAGAGGTGTCGCTCTTTAAACGCCTGAAGATCCGGGTGAAAGACGGGAACTTCCTGCCGGTAGAGGTCCACTGTCTGAGGCTGTCCGACACGGACGAGTTGGCGGTTGTCTTTCGGCCCACAGCAGGGAATTTGGCCGATGGTGGAGTGGAGCATTTGGCGCTGCACGACGCACTCACGGGACTTCCCAACCGCGTCCTGCTTCTGGACCGCATGCGCCAAACCCTGGCCCGCGCCAAGCGCCATAAGGATTTCGTGGCAGTGGTCTTCGTCGATCTGGACGGATTCAAACCCATCAACGACAATTACGGGCACAAGTGCGGCGATGAGGTGCTCAGAGTCACTGCCGCAAGGCTCCTGGATGCTGTCAGGAGCGACGACACGGCGGCCCGCATCGGCGGAGATGAGTTCGTGATGATACTTGGGGAATTGCGTAACGGACTGCATGCCGGCCTTATGGGAAACAGGGTGATCAAATCCATCACCCAGCCCATCCCCTGGCAAGGCCAGTCGGTGAATGTGAGCGCGAGCCTTGGCATCTCAGTGGCTCCCACGGACGGAATAGATCCTGAGGAGCTCCTCAAGAAAGCGGACGATGCCATGTATGTAGCCAAAAAATCCGGAAAAAACGGCTACTCTTTTTACAATGAATCAAGCTACTTCAAGTGA
- a CDS encoding AsmA family protein gives MVFIRIVALNPVPIMNTITSRRFLLAHPFVRIFLIVVSVLAAVAYALPPAATFLIGQEALRTHAQAALTAALERPAIIEGDVRLTMVPWFGLHTGKVTLPNDPGFGPEPLLGLDSATISLSLPALFSRRIVVDSISMNSATLNLERDPAGRENWPIFPQGSASEVPTAKGWTVESLPAGLRLLNATLTFTDSQAGLSIQVRRLNLNSSPSRPFNFSLSCEVTVNPLGVTGELHAEGQASYSGSGEHVLVHKSTAAGWVVLPKESGLPAERVNFSAKAMIHGEQGAFEITSLILDGLGARVTGQVNAAGLYEEKPYVYLNLAAKADRQGVWTKFLGMEHPGRPALRSGETRIHPSFQQPPPTGDINAELELSSTPSGWMASKVVLRDGPGKLSGSVKEIGGDISFDLSAQNLNLGTWLGSIAPRWIWSEDGFKSLNGRFAGTNLRAGSMEITDMELSARGQEREFRIYPFTAKTPHALFTSDIRVKPGQTSSLFSCSANVQALGLESVSPQAAPPMVELAVNGEAGPGGIAGKARLGLAEYSKNWRPEVLSEDMRQAWSILGGSSALLSFKSTTAPQGWEIIDLDLRTSLSHITGKATGGQAATQLDLQADRIDVTRLRQLAALFGDTGSGLSPWPLEGRIFAKKVNTPDFDIDDMLVAGHASSSSLKLSTLSGSTLGGKFSGGLEIDDSPARRNLSMNLTALGVHSAQLSTLWQQLPKMNGPLECRFNAESSVSPEVPVWQGLHGQADLLLTQGSVMFSPEQGVSQPWPLSRAAANLKFSSKTAGTHTGERQREAVLVDLSGAIKVDSLGMVRSSQVDVKGQAALDSAGTPLWYKQPKTEGVHQLALPFAGPGKTSRASWTGKFEADLEKGGFNLSALELNLAGVPGRAAIAGQPAQGGVNLTGSLDIPEFSPREVAPRIGMAIPAGADPSAWRRAKLSAAVGGNLREIRISRIQASLDDTIITGQGSISGARNRLELSVNSLDLDRLSPAPKHSDPTKRPDEPLPMAELRDLSLEAKVRFGWLRKDRLLWENAYTEFSALAGRFQLRQSAPSFYGGPYSIDIRGDARGSELKAQMELKLSNFSAALLLKDLAGAETLSKGICDFHVNVDTHGATDRALRRHATGSAGFMVRDGKLSIKEGTGKRETPQAPVIGDRDAPQPVQHQPTEGLSFSKLGASFTIREGLAITRDMILTGSGLNARGDGWVNLDDERIDLNLMASVPDVGEVPVRISGPLYDPRLDIDKSKIIGETIMNILKGVISIPGNVLDQLRRVF, from the coding sequence ATGGTTTTTATAAGGATCGTGGCGTTGAATCCCGTACCCATCATGAACACAATCACTTCACGTCGATTCCTTCTGGCGCACCCTTTTGTCCGGATCTTCCTGATCGTGGTCTCGGTTCTGGCCGCCGTCGCCTACGCCCTGCCCCCGGCGGCAACCTTCCTGATCGGCCAGGAAGCTCTTCGCACCCACGCCCAGGCAGCGCTTACCGCGGCGCTCGAGCGGCCGGCCATCATCGAAGGCGACGTGCGATTGACCATGGTTCCCTGGTTCGGACTGCATACCGGAAAAGTCACTCTTCCAAACGACCCTGGCTTCGGCCCGGAACCGCTTCTTGGTCTGGATTCCGCCACCATTTCCCTAAGCCTTCCCGCCCTTTTTTCGAGAAGGATAGTTGTGGATTCCATCTCAATGAATTCGGCCACCCTCAATCTTGAGCGCGACCCGGCCGGCCGGGAAAACTGGCCGATATTTCCACAGGGAAGCGCTTCCGAAGTTCCTACCGCCAAAGGCTGGACGGTGGAAAGTCTCCCAGCCGGGCTGAGACTCTTAAACGCCACCCTCACCTTCACGGACAGCCAAGCCGGACTTTCAATCCAAGTGCGTCGTTTGAATCTGAACTCCAGCCCCTCGCGGCCATTCAATTTCTCCCTCTCATGCGAAGTTACGGTGAACCCGCTTGGCGTCACCGGTGAACTGCATGCCGAAGGTCAGGCCAGTTACAGCGGGAGCGGCGAGCACGTACTGGTGCACAAGTCCACTGCGGCCGGCTGGGTGGTGTTGCCAAAGGAGTCGGGGCTGCCGGCAGAGAGGGTGAACTTCTCTGCCAAGGCCATGATTCATGGAGAACAAGGCGCCTTCGAAATTACCAGCCTGATTTTGGACGGACTAGGCGCCCGGGTTACTGGCCAAGTGAACGCCGCCGGGCTCTACGAAGAAAAACCCTATGTGTATCTGAACCTCGCGGCCAAGGCGGACAGACAGGGTGTTTGGACAAAATTCCTCGGGATGGAACACCCCGGCCGCCCGGCCCTCCGGTCGGGAGAAACCAGGATACACCCCTCCTTCCAGCAACCGCCGCCCACCGGTGACATCAACGCGGAATTGGAACTCAGCTCCACACCAAGCGGATGGATGGCCAGCAAAGTCGTCCTTCGAGACGGGCCGGGCAAACTCTCCGGATCAGTCAAGGAGATCGGCGGAGACATTTCCTTTGATCTTTCGGCTCAGAATCTCAACCTTGGTACGTGGCTCGGCAGCATTGCTCCCCGCTGGATATGGAGCGAGGACGGATTCAAAAGCTTGAACGGCCGCTTCGCCGGTACTAATCTTCGAGCTGGCTCCATGGAGATAACCGACATGGAGCTTTCCGCACGCGGCCAAGAAAGGGAGTTCCGCATTTATCCCTTCACGGCCAAAACTCCACACGCACTCTTCACCTCGGATATTCGGGTCAAGCCTGGCCAGACGTCGTCGCTTTTTTCATGCAGCGCGAACGTACAGGCGCTCGGGCTTGAGAGTGTTTCGCCGCAAGCCGCTCCTCCCATGGTGGAATTGGCCGTCAACGGCGAAGCCGGCCCCGGAGGAATCGCAGGCAAAGCTCGTCTCGGGTTGGCCGAGTACTCCAAGAATTGGCGGCCAGAGGTACTCTCTGAGGATATGCGCCAGGCATGGTCGATCCTTGGGGGCTCAAGCGCTCTCTTGTCTTTCAAGTCGACCACCGCGCCTCAAGGCTGGGAGATTATTGATCTCGATCTCCGCACCAGCCTGTCCCACATCACTGGCAAGGCGACCGGCGGCCAAGCCGCCACTCAATTGGACCTTCAAGCCGACCGGATTGACGTCACTAGGTTGCGCCAATTGGCCGCGCTGTTCGGCGATACCGGGAGCGGCTTGTCCCCCTGGCCTCTTGAAGGCAGGATCTTCGCCAAAAAGGTGAACACCCCAGACTTTGACATCGATGATATGCTGGTTGCCGGGCACGCCTCGTCCTCCTCGCTCAAGCTGTCCACGCTTTCGGGTTCAACGCTGGGAGGAAAATTCTCTGGCGGACTGGAGATTGACGATTCGCCGGCACGCCGGAACCTCTCCATGAATCTTACAGCACTGGGAGTCCACAGCGCCCAACTTTCCACACTTTGGCAGCAGCTCCCGAAAATGAACGGTCCTCTTGAATGCCGGTTTAACGCGGAATCCTCGGTCAGTCCGGAAGTCCCTGTCTGGCAGGGGCTGCATGGCCAGGCGGACCTGCTGCTGACCCAGGGATCTGTCATGTTCTCTCCCGAGCAGGGAGTGTCCCAGCCTTGGCCGTTAAGCAGGGCCGCCGCGAATCTCAAGTTTTCCAGCAAGACCGCCGGAACCCATACCGGGGAGCGACAACGCGAAGCCGTCCTGGTCGACCTTTCCGGGGCGATAAAAGTGGATTCCCTGGGCATGGTCCGATCTTCCCAAGTGGATGTCAAAGGCCAGGCGGCCCTGGACAGCGCTGGAACGCCATTGTGGTACAAGCAGCCCAAAACTGAAGGCGTACACCAACTGGCCTTGCCCTTCGCGGGTCCCGGCAAGACCTCCCGTGCTTCCTGGACAGGAAAATTCGAAGCCGATCTCGAAAAGGGCGGCTTCAATCTCTCCGCGCTGGAACTCAATCTGGCCGGAGTCCCAGGCCGGGCCGCGATTGCTGGGCAGCCAGCCCAGGGAGGCGTGAACCTCACGGGTTCCCTGGACATACCTGAATTCAGCCCGCGCGAGGTGGCGCCTCGAATCGGCATGGCCATCCCTGCCGGAGCTGATCCCAGCGCGTGGCGCAGAGCAAAGCTTTCGGCCGCTGTCGGGGGTAATTTGCGCGAGATTCGAATAAGCCGCATCCAGGCCTCCCTGGACGACACCATCATCACCGGCCAAGGGTCCATCAGCGGAGCGAGGAACCGGCTGGAGCTTTCAGTCAATTCTCTGGATCTGGACCGGCTAAGCCCTGCGCCCAAGCATTCGGACCCGACCAAACGACCGGACGAACCCTTGCCCATGGCCGAGTTGCGGGACCTTTCCCTGGAAGCCAAAGTCCGCTTCGGGTGGCTGCGCAAGGACCGTCTTCTCTGGGAGAACGCCTACACAGAGTTCTCAGCCCTTGCGGGCCGCTTCCAACTGCGCCAGAGCGCTCCCTCCTTTTACGGGGGGCCTTACTCCATCGACATCCGGGGGGACGCGCGCGGCAGCGAGCTCAAGGCCCAGATGGAACTCAAGCTGAGCAACTTCTCCGCCGCTCTTTTGCTCAAAGACCTTGCCGGAGCGGAGACCCTGTCCAAAGGCATCTGCGATTTCCACGTGAATGTTGACACCCACGGAGCCACAGACCGGGCCCTTCGCCGCCACGCCACGGGATCAGCCGGATTCATGGTCCGCGACGGCAAACTGTCCATCAAGGAAGGCACAGGAAAACGCGAAACTCCGCAGGCTCCTGTAATCGGAGACAGGGACGCGCCACAGCCTGTGCAGCATCAGCCAACCGAAGGGCTTTCCTTCAGCAAACTGGGAGCGAGCTTTACCATCCGGGAAGGGCTGGCCATCACCCGGGACATGATCCTGACCGGCAGTGGCTTGAACGCCAGAGGAGACGGCTGGGTCAACTTGGACGATGAACGCATTGACTTGAACCTCATGGCCTCAGTGCCGGACGTGGGCGAGGTGCCAGTGCGCATTAGCGGGCCGCTCTACGACCCCAGGCTGGACATCGACAAGTCCAAGATCATCGGGGAAACCATTATGAACATCCTCAAGGGCGTGATCAGCATCCCCGGCAACGTGCTCGACCAGCTACGCAGAGTGTTCTAA